Proteins encoded by one window of Sorex araneus isolate mSorAra2 chromosome 3, mSorAra2.pri, whole genome shotgun sequence:
- the LOC101552809 gene encoding keratin, type I cuticular Ha3-I, translated as MPYNCCLPSMSCRSSCSSRPCIPPSCHGCTLPGACNIPANIGSCGWFCEGSFNSSEKETMQFLNDRLASYLEKVRQLECENAELESRIRERCQQQEPNVCPNYQSYFRTIEELQQKILCSKSENARLVVQIDNAKLASDDFRTKYETELSLRQLVESDMNSLRRILDELTLCKSDLEAQVESLKEELLCLKQNHEQEVNTLRCQIGDRLNIEVDSAPTVDLNRVLNETRCQYEALVETNRRDVEEWFTTQTEELNKQVVSSSEQLQTCQAEIIELRRTVNALEIELQAQHNLRDSLENTLTETEARYSSQLGQVQCMITNVESQLAEIRSDLERQNQEYQVLLDVRARLECEINTYRCLLESEDCKLPCNPCATTNACENSAGCCTPCVQRPRCGPCNTFVC; from the exons ATGCCTTACAACTGCTGCCTGCCCAGCATGAGCTGCCGCTCCAGCTGCTCCTCCCGGCCCTGCATCCCCCCCAGCTGCCATGGCTGCACCCTGCCCGGGGCCTGCAACATCCCCGCCAACATCGGCAGCTGCGGCTGGTTCTGCGAGGGCTCGTTCAACAGCAGCGAGAAGGAGACCATGCAGTTCCTGAACGAccgcctggccagctacctggaGAAGGTGCGGCAGCTGGAGTGTGAGAATGCGGAGCTGGAGTCTCGCATTCGGGAGCGGTGCCAGCAGCAGGAGCCCAATGTGTGCCCCAACTACCAGTCCTACTTCCGCACCATCGAGGAGCTGCAGCAGAAG ATCCTGTGCAGCAAGTCGGAGAATGCCAGACTGGTGGTACAGATCGACAATGCCAAGCTGGCCTCAGATGACTTCAGAACCAA GTACGAGACAGAGCTGAGCCTGCGGCAGCTGGTGGAATCGGACATGAACAGCCTGCGCCGCATCCTGGACGAGCTGACCCTGTGCAAGTCTGACCTGGAGGCCCAGGTGGAGTCCCTGAAGGAGGAGCTGCTGTGCCTGAAGCAGAACCACGAGCAG GAAGTCAACACGCTGCGCTGCCAGATCGGAGACCGCCTCAACATTGAGGTGGATTCTGCCCCCACAGTGGACCTGAACCGAGTGCTCAACGAGACCCGCTGCCAGTACGAGGCCCTGGTGGAGACCAACCGCAGGGACGTGGAGGAGTGGTTCACCACCCAG ACCGAGGAGCTGAACAAGCAGGTGGTGTCCAGCTCAGAGCAGCTGCAGACGTGCCAGGCAGAGATCATCGAGCTGAGACGCACGGTCAACGCCCTGGAGATCGAGCTGCAGGCCCAGCACAACCTG AGGGACTCCCTGGAGAACACGCTGACCGAGACGGAGGCCCGCTACAGCTCGCAGCTGGGCCAGGTGCAGTGCATGATCACCAACGTGGAGTCGCAGCTGGCTGAGATCCGCAGTGACCTGGAgcggcagaaccaggagtaccagGTGCTGCTGGATGTGCGGGCCCGGCTGGAGTGCGAGATCAACACGTACCGGTGCCTGCTGGAGAGCGAAGATTGCAA GCTCCCCTGCAACCCTTGTGCCACAACCAACGCATGTGAGAACTCCGCCGGGTGCTGTACTCCTTGTGTCCAACGCCCTCGGTGTGGACCTTGCAACACCTTTGTGTGCTAG